From Pseudomonas fluorescens, one genomic window encodes:
- the mksE gene encoding Mks condensin complex protein MksE, translating into MHLDLSELSQLAPIFRELFKGYHVSRRDPELYAQLSNFQDQYRTLFRALGFELVCDTRGFYYFVPDLAAATVNKTAQRLALFTFILVEHLADQGRDPIAVLDGGSLGRDELPSLLEKYRDLFLQAEVQTQEELEEKIMRRMTQLGFAAEENGVYRFLPPMHRFLDVCLSVQQDRDLAASLHSVLPLPTPVLIDDDSDEKLLHTDDPLDLSDFSEESEEDALARAIAEEQELDA; encoded by the coding sequence ATGCATCTTGATCTTTCCGAACTGTCTCAGCTGGCACCGATCTTTCGCGAGCTGTTCAAGGGTTATCACGTCAGCCGTCGCGATCCCGAGCTGTACGCCCAGCTATCGAATTTCCAGGACCAGTACCGCACCTTGTTCCGCGCCCTGGGCTTCGAACTGGTGTGCGATACCCGCGGCTTCTATTACTTCGTCCCCGACCTCGCCGCCGCGACCGTGAACAAGACCGCCCAGCGCCTGGCGTTGTTCACCTTTATCCTCGTCGAGCATCTGGCCGACCAGGGCCGCGACCCAATCGCCGTGCTCGATGGCGGCAGCCTGGGTCGCGATGAGCTGCCTTCGTTGCTGGAGAAGTACCGCGACCTGTTCCTCCAGGCCGAAGTTCAGACTCAGGAAGAGCTGGAAGAAAAGATCATGCGCCGCATGACTCAACTCGGCTTTGCCGCTGAAGAAAACGGTGTGTACCGTTTCCTGCCGCCAATGCACCGTTTTCTCGACGTCTGCCTGTCGGTTCAGCAGGACCGTGACCTGGCCGCCAGCCTGCACAGCGTGCTACCGCTGCCAACGCCGGTGTTGATCGATGACGACAGCGACGAGAAACTGCTGCACACCGATGACCCGCTCGACTTGAGCGACTTTTCCGAAGAAAGCGAAGAAGACGCCCTGGCCCGTGCCATTGCCGAAGAACAGGAGCTCGACGCATGA
- a CDS encoding serine kinase/phosphatase: protein MTDSRRPYGAEQPEPIDDNEDRMGSMHELDFDEEPQSSIIGDELPEHLRQRPAPRKSARSMDVGKADDEEASDDELTPGNLIREDGARDAHDTGGDEPADWDLSIVGEGEIGGGDGLDEAELARRDPVGRKR from the coding sequence ATGACTGATTCACGACGTCCGTACGGTGCGGAGCAGCCTGAGCCCATCGACGACAACGAAGACCGCATGGGTTCGATGCATGAGCTGGACTTCGATGAAGAACCGCAAAGTTCGATAATCGGTGATGAGCTGCCCGAGCACTTGCGCCAGCGCCCCGCCCCGCGCAAATCGGCGCGCAGCATGGATGTTGGCAAGGCGGATGATGAGGAGGCCAGCGACGACGAGCTGACCCCGGGCAACCTGATTCGAGAAGACGGCGCACGCGATGCCCATGACACCGGCGGCGACGAACCTGCCGACTGGGATTTAAGCATTGTCGGCGAGGGCGAGATCGGAGGGGGTGACGGTCTGGATGAAGCCGAACTGGCGCGACGCGATCCAGTCGGTCGCAAGCGCTGA
- the mksB gene encoding Mks condensin complex protein MksB: protein MIEPKRVLRALAEHWALLEPLCEHFDQGTLSLNELRSQLAAQQLDSTPQDITSLLDVWIRLDILVPVAKSPNRFELNAQIHDFLAYLRREHRLGLCLEIEAYLRHLERLAGYIQDAFDIRDGNDLARQLRLLDMRVRDVLKKLANDEQALVAVAERAKTSDRQIPLRQRYAEVLATWDEYVEPMIQLVNADGAFEQGVRKVENVLLKMLTEQQRLGHLVDDDMLLRTHARILEMQTSAQLTLRHARELLLPLREEARRHNAVTRGAALALSMIRRKGLDAVPQAAMPMFTRPQSTFLGSASQVEAYVYALARFEPKPARFPKAHKTQVGEPPRAPRTVREMLERCESALPMPDLMTWLLEQEPDGATDELLYWFSRLSRDKRFTRERLERRDYHTHEHQVSLRSFALLSAGGDATENSASTPHAS from the coding sequence ATGATCGAACCCAAGCGCGTCTTGCGCGCCCTCGCCGAACACTGGGCACTTCTGGAGCCACTGTGTGAGCATTTCGACCAAGGCACCCTGAGCCTCAACGAACTGCGCTCGCAACTGGCCGCCCAGCAACTGGACAGCACGCCACAGGACATCACCAGCCTGCTGGACGTGTGGATCCGCCTCGACATTCTGGTTCCGGTGGCCAAGAGCCCGAACCGTTTTGAACTGAACGCGCAGATCCACGATTTCCTGGCTTACCTGCGGCGTGAGCACCGCTTGGGCTTGTGCCTGGAGATCGAAGCCTACCTGCGGCACCTGGAGCGGCTGGCCGGCTATATACAAGACGCTTTCGACATTCGCGATGGCAACGATCTGGCACGGCAACTGCGCTTGCTCGACATGCGCGTACGCGATGTGCTGAAGAAACTCGCCAACGATGAGCAGGCCCTGGTGGCGGTCGCCGAGCGCGCCAAGACCAGCGACCGGCAGATCCCCCTGCGCCAGCGCTACGCCGAAGTACTGGCGACCTGGGACGAATACGTCGAGCCGATGATTCAGTTGGTCAACGCCGACGGCGCCTTCGAGCAAGGGGTGCGCAAGGTCGAAAATGTCCTGCTGAAGATGCTCACTGAACAGCAGCGCCTCGGCCACCTGGTCGACGACGATATGTTGCTGCGCACCCACGCACGCATCCTCGAAATGCAGACCAGCGCCCAGTTGACCCTGCGCCATGCCCGCGAGCTGCTGCTGCCACTGCGTGAAGAGGCGCGCCGGCACAACGCCGTGACCCGTGGTGCGGCGCTGGCCCTGTCGATGATCCGCCGCAAGGGTCTGGATGCCGTGCCGCAGGCGGCAATGCCGATGTTCACCCGCCCGCAAAGCACCTTCCTCGGCAGTGCGAGCCAAGTCGAGGCCTATGTCTATGCCTTGGCGCGTTTCGAGCCGAAACCGGCGCGCTTCCCCAAGGCCCACAAGACCCAGGTCGGCGAGCCACCTCGCGCGCCGCGCACCGTGCGCGAAATGCTCGAGCGCTGCGAGAGCGCCCTGCCCATGCCGGACCTGATGACCTGGCTGCTGGAGCAGGAACCGGACGGCGCCACCGATGAACTGCTGTACTGGTTTTCGCGCCTGTCACGGGACAAACGCTTCACCCGCGAGCGCCTGGAACGTCGCGACTACCACACACACGAGCACCAGGTCAGCCTGCGCTCCTTCGCCCTGCTCTCGGCCGGCGGCGACGCCACCGAGAATTCTGCGAGCACCCCTCATGCATCTTGA
- a CDS encoding AraC family transcriptional regulator, which translates to MNKLPALTDWLHRAPETAGLERIEAFFAGHGYELHRHDTYAIGHTLAGVQSFQYRGSWRHSQPGSTMVLHPDEAHDGEAGTEEGFKYRMLYVEPALIQQMLGGQPLPYIKTGISSDPRLFAAAGALLHSIDRPLDPLEQQDALFDLAQAMSQVSGNLTRHKRFDYLAAERARELIHGALDQNVTLDQLAEHSGRDRWSLSRDFRLLFGTSPYRYLTMRRLDLVRALLMQGESLTNAALIAGFSDQSHMTRQFGKTYGLSPARWLKMHRA; encoded by the coding sequence ATGAACAAGCTCCCTGCCCTCACCGACTGGCTGCATCGCGCCCCTGAAACCGCAGGACTGGAGCGTATCGAAGCGTTTTTTGCCGGGCACGGCTATGAACTGCACCGCCACGACACCTACGCCATCGGCCACACCCTGGCCGGCGTGCAAAGCTTTCAGTACCGCGGCAGTTGGCGCCACAGCCAGCCGGGCAGCACCATGGTGTTGCACCCGGACGAGGCCCATGACGGCGAGGCCGGCACCGAGGAGGGTTTCAAATACCGGATGCTCTACGTCGAACCGGCACTGATTCAGCAGATGCTCGGCGGCCAGCCGCTACCCTATATCAAGACCGGGATTTCCAGCGATCCGCGCCTGTTCGCTGCTGCCGGTGCACTGCTGCACAGCATCGACCGCCCGCTCGATCCGCTGGAGCAGCAGGACGCGCTGTTCGACCTGGCCCAGGCGATGAGCCAGGTGTCGGGCAACCTGACGCGGCACAAGCGCTTCGACTATCTGGCGGCAGAGCGCGCCCGCGAATTGATTCACGGCGCCCTCGATCAAAACGTGACGCTCGACCAATTGGCCGAACACAGCGGGCGCGACCGTTGGAGCCTGTCCCGCGACTTTCGCCTGCTGTTCGGTACCAGCCCCTATCGCTACCTGACCATGCGCCGTCTGGACTTGGTGCGTGCGCTGCTGATGCAGGGCGAGTCGCTGACGAACGCTGCGCTGATTGCCGGGTTCAGTGACCAGAGCCACATGACCCGGCAATTCGGTAAGACCTACGGCCTGTCGCCAGCGCGCTGGCTGAAAATGCACCGCGCCTGA
- a CDS encoding energy transducer TonB, with product MLIESRRRAYLTAMQVVNWLPRTELPFAAPSRPELLQAPEPVVETSITPVPVGDRQAEPPVRPTERVKIEVPRPTPAAARPSSKPLETAEAEPVVAKAPQIPPPRFALQLLRAGRCLVLVELPTGEAFQSRDPAYMLLKDMLRAAGLPDSPQIIGEPVRWPLLVRGALDQGPDAARDFVQGFLSARLEDAPCACLWLIGLPAVRFAGEADAESYNRELQVEGLGTTWALPGLELLMEEPQRKADVWQAMRRLMARWKEPNE from the coding sequence TTGCTAATCGAGTCCCGTCGCCGCGCCTATTTGACCGCCATGCAGGTGGTCAACTGGCTGCCGCGTACCGAATTGCCCTTTGCTGCACCGTCACGGCCTGAGCTGCTGCAAGCGCCAGAGCCGGTGGTGGAGACGTCTATCACGCCGGTGCCGGTTGGCGACAGGCAGGCTGAACCGCCGGTCCGGCCGACCGAGCGGGTGAAAATCGAGGTGCCACGGCCGACGCCCGCAGCGGCGCGTCCGTCCAGCAAACCGCTCGAGACCGCCGAGGCTGAGCCCGTGGTGGCCAAGGCGCCACAGATTCCGCCGCCGCGCTTTGCCCTGCAACTGCTGCGCGCCGGACGTTGCCTGGTGCTGGTGGAGTTGCCCACGGGGGAGGCCTTCCAGAGCCGCGACCCGGCCTACATGCTGCTCAAGGACATGCTGCGCGCCGCTGGCCTGCCGGACAGCCCGCAGATCATCGGCGAGCCGGTGCGCTGGCCGCTGCTGGTACGTGGCGCCCTCGACCAGGGGCCCGACGCCGCGCGGGATTTTGTCCAGGGATTTCTCTCGGCCCGCCTGGAAGACGCGCCCTGTGCATGCCTGTGGTTGATCGGCCTGCCGGCGGTACGTTTCGCCGGCGAGGCGGATGCCGAGTCCTACAATCGCGAACTCCAGGTCGAAGGCCTGGGAACAACCTGGGCCTTGCCTGGGCTGGAACTATTAATGGAAGAGCCACAGCGTAAGGCTGATGTCTGGCAAGCCATGCGTCGGCTGATGGCGCGCTGGAAAGAACCCAATGAGTGA
- a CDS encoding RidA family protein: protein MDQSRKTLFEGFAQELGHRFDGEMRIGGNYVPTVRNGNEIYISGQIPRIDNTVMVVGRVGAEVSLEQGRLAAKICTMRALAVLSQQLGDLEGIERILRINVYVRSAEDFTQQSEVADAASEVLYGVFAEAGVHTRTSVGVYQLPKGAAVEVDMIVALKPAG, encoded by the coding sequence ATGGATCAATCACGCAAAACACTGTTTGAAGGTTTCGCTCAGGAGCTGGGGCATCGCTTCGACGGTGAGATGCGCATTGGTGGCAACTACGTGCCAACCGTACGTAACGGTAACGAGATCTACATCAGTGGGCAGATTCCACGTATCGATAATACGGTGATGGTGGTGGGTCGCGTCGGTGCCGAAGTGTCCCTCGAGCAGGGGCGATTGGCGGCGAAAATTTGCACGATGCGCGCCCTGGCCGTCCTCAGCCAACAGCTGGGCGACCTCGAGGGCATTGAGAGGATCTTGCGGATCAACGTCTACGTGCGCAGCGCCGAGGACTTCACCCAGCAAAGTGAAGTGGCCGACGCCGCCTCGGAAGTGCTCTACGGGGTGTTCGCCGAGGCCGGCGTGCACACGCGGACCTCGGTGGGGGTGTATCAACTGCCCAAGGGGGCGGCGGTCGAGGTCGACATGATTGTCGCGCTCAAACCGGCAGGCTGA
- a CDS encoding MFS transporter → MTAIADTRPKPFSRSDYKTLSLAALGGALEIYDFIIFVFFALTLSQLFFPPEMPEWLRLLQSFGIFVTGYLARPLGGILMAHFADRLGRKKVFSLSILMMALPCLLIGIMPTYAQIGYFAPLLLLLLRVFQGAAVGGEVPSAWAFVAEHAPAGHRGYALGFLQAGLTFGYLIGALTATLLAQMFTPAEILDYAWRYPFLLGGVFGVMGVWLRRWLNETPVFMALQASRETHVELPLRTVLREHRLAMLPAAILTCVLTSAVVTFVVITPTMMQKTFGMTASHTFALSSLGIVFLNIGCVIAGLIVDRLGAWRTVMLYSLLLPLGIGVLYASLIGGGQWVALAYVIAGLCCGVVGAVPSVMVNLFPARIRVSGISFTYNIAYAIWASITPLLLIGLMPWSPWICVIFCAVMGAVGMGAALYFGARLPLVSQPTGATCCS, encoded by the coding sequence ATGACTGCCATTGCCGATACTCGACCCAAGCCATTCTCCCGGTCTGATTACAAGACCTTGAGCCTGGCGGCATTGGGCGGGGCCCTGGAAATCTACGACTTCATCATTTTCGTGTTTTTCGCCCTGACCCTCAGCCAGCTGTTCTTTCCGCCGGAAATGCCCGAGTGGCTGCGCCTGCTGCAGAGTTTCGGGATCTTCGTCACCGGCTACCTGGCCCGACCGCTGGGCGGGATCCTGATGGCGCACTTTGCCGACCGCCTGGGGCGCAAGAAGGTCTTCAGCTTGAGTATCCTGATGATGGCGCTGCCGTGCCTGCTCATCGGGATCATGCCGACCTACGCCCAAATCGGCTATTTCGCGCCTTTGCTGTTGCTGTTGCTGCGGGTATTCCAGGGCGCCGCCGTCGGCGGTGAAGTACCCAGCGCCTGGGCCTTCGTCGCGGAGCACGCGCCTGCCGGGCACCGTGGTTACGCCCTGGGTTTCCTGCAGGCCGGGTTGACCTTCGGCTACCTGATCGGCGCGCTGACCGCGACTTTGCTGGCGCAGATGTTCACCCCGGCGGAAATTCTCGATTACGCCTGGCGCTACCCGTTCCTGCTGGGTGGGGTGTTTGGCGTGATGGGTGTCTGGTTGCGCCGCTGGCTCAATGAAACCCCGGTATTCATGGCCCTGCAGGCCAGTCGCGAGACGCACGTCGAGCTGCCGTTGCGCACGGTGTTGCGTGAACACCGCCTGGCGATGCTGCCCGCGGCCATCCTCACCTGCGTCCTGACTTCGGCAGTGGTGACCTTCGTCGTCATCACCCCGACCATGATGCAGAAAACCTTTGGCATGACCGCCAGCCACACCTTCGCCCTCAGCAGTCTGGGCATTGTGTTTCTGAATATCGGTTGCGTGATCGCCGGCCTCATCGTCGATCGCCTCGGCGCCTGGCGCACCGTCATGCTCTACAGCCTGCTGCTGCCGTTGGGGATCGGCGTGCTCTACGCCAGCCTGATCGGTGGGGGGCAGTGGGTGGCGCTGGCGTACGTGATCGCCGGTTTGTGTTGCGGGGTGGTGGGGGCGGTGCCGTCGGTGATGGTGAACCTGTTCCCGGCGCGGATTCGCGTGTCAGGGATCTCCTTCACTTACAACATTGCCTACGCGATCTGGGCCAGCATCACGCCGCTGTTGCTGATCGGACTGATGCCGTGGAGCCCATGGATCTGCGTGATCTTCTGCGCGGTGATGGGCGCCGTGGGCATGGGCGCTGCGCTGTATTTCGGCGCGCGCCTGCCGCTGGTCAGCCAGCCGACAGGCGCGACCTGCTGTTCCTGA
- the can gene encoding carbonate dehydratase — MNELQDLIDNNERWADAIKQEDPDFFAKLARQQTPEYLWIGCSDARVPANEIVGMLPGDLFVHRNVANVVLHTDLNCLSVIQYAVDVLKVKHILVTGHYGCGGVRASMQDRQFGLIDGWLRSIRDLYYEHRDALAQLPTEEERVDRLCELNVIQQVANVGHTSIVQNAWHRGQKLSVHGCIYGIKDGRWKSLNATISGAEQLPPQYRLRPVDAP, encoded by the coding sequence ATGAACGAATTACAAGATCTGATTGATAACAACGAGCGCTGGGCCGATGCGATCAAGCAGGAAGATCCTGACTTCTTCGCCAAACTGGCCCGTCAGCAGACGCCGGAGTATCTATGGATCGGTTGTTCCGATGCACGGGTGCCGGCCAACGAGATTGTCGGCATGTTGCCGGGTGATCTGTTCGTCCACCGTAACGTGGCCAACGTGGTGCTGCATACCGACTTGAACTGCCTGTCGGTGATTCAGTACGCGGTCGATGTGCTCAAGGTCAAACACATCCTGGTCACTGGCCACTACGGCTGTGGCGGTGTGCGCGCCTCGATGCAGGACCGTCAGTTCGGCCTGATCGATGGCTGGCTGCGTTCGATCCGCGATCTGTACTACGAACACCGTGACGCCCTGGCGCAATTGCCAACGGAAGAAGAGCGGGTCGATCGTCTCTGTGAATTGAACGTGATCCAGCAAGTCGCCAATGTCGGTCATACCAGCATCGTGCAGAACGCCTGGCACCGCGGACAGAAGCTGTCGGTTCACGGTTGCATCTATGGCATCAAGGACGGTCGCTGGAAAAGCCTGAACGCCACCATCAGCGGCGCCGAGCAATTGCCGCCGCAATATCGCCTGCGTCCGGTCGACGCGCCCTAG
- a CDS encoding flavin reductase family protein: MSSSHRRTVPLSKAYRLLNHGPTVLVSAAHEGTRNIMAAAWAMPLDFEPPKIAVVLDKSTWTRQLLEASGTFVLNVPCAAQADIVQTVGSTSGAQQDKFQAYDLQTFAGEQLAAPMLEGCVAWLECRLLPEPHNHQQYDLFLAEVIAAQADERVFSDGRWHFEGRDELRTLHHVAGGHFLTIGEPVTGRHLDAE, from the coding sequence ATGAGCAGTTCCCATCGCCGTACGGTTCCACTGTCCAAGGCCTATCGCCTGCTCAATCACGGGCCGACGGTGCTGGTCAGTGCTGCCCACGAGGGCACGCGCAATATCATGGCTGCCGCTTGGGCGATGCCGCTGGACTTCGAGCCACCGAAGATCGCCGTGGTACTCGACAAGTCCACCTGGACCCGCCAATTGCTGGAAGCGTCCGGTACCTTTGTTCTCAACGTGCCCTGTGCCGCCCAGGCCGATATCGTGCAGACTGTCGGCTCGACCAGCGGCGCGCAGCAGGACAAGTTTCAGGCCTATGACCTGCAAACCTTCGCCGGCGAGCAACTCGCGGCGCCAATGCTTGAGGGCTGTGTTGCCTGGTTGGAATGCAGGCTGCTGCCGGAACCGCACAATCATCAGCAATACGACCTGTTTCTCGCCGAAGTGATCGCCGCGCAAGCCGACGAGCGGGTTTTCAGCGATGGCCGCTGGCACTTCGAAGGGCGCGACGAGTTGCGCACGTTGCATCATGTGGCGGGCGGGCATTTCCTCACCATCGGTGAGCCCGTGACCGGCAGGCACCTCGACGCTGAGTGA
- a CDS encoding methyl-accepting chemotaxis protein produces MRELARHMQQAGEGIEALNEQSLVIGSIVKTISAIAEQTNLLALNAAIEAARAGEQGRGFAVVADEVRQLASRTSKATDEIVGVVRQNQDMARDAVVLMSDGKQQAEHGLALAAEAGTVIVEIQDGAQKVVDAIGQFTSQLSS; encoded by the coding sequence ATGCGCGAACTGGCCCGGCACATGCAGCAGGCCGGCGAGGGCATCGAGGCGCTGAACGAGCAATCGCTGGTGATTGGCAGCATCGTCAAGACCATCAGCGCTATTGCCGAGCAGACCAACCTGCTGGCGCTCAACGCGGCTATCGAAGCGGCCCGGGCCGGTGAACAGGGGCGCGGCTTTGCGGTGGTGGCGGACGAGGTTCGACAGTTGGCATCGCGCACCAGCAAGGCCACCGATGAAATCGTCGGCGTGGTGCGCCAAAACCAGGACATGGCGCGTGACGCGGTGGTGCTCATGAGCGACGGCAAGCAGCAGGCCGAACACGGGCTGGCGCTGGCGGCCGAGGCGGGCACGGTGATCGTCGAGATCCAGGATGGCGCGCAAAAGGTGGTGGATGCGATTGGCCAGTTCACCAGCCAGCTGTCGAGCTGA
- a CDS encoding cupin domain-containing protein translates to MTAYQSLNFSDKLHLLNEHWSPRVIAEMNDYQFKVVKLLGEFIWHDHQDTDETFIVLEGQLRIDFRDGQVLVNAGEMYVVPKGVEHKPFAEQEVSLMLIEPRGVLNTGAEGGARTAQNDQWI, encoded by the coding sequence ATGACTGCCTATCAAAGCCTGAATTTCAGCGACAAGCTGCATTTGCTCAACGAGCACTGGTCGCCGCGAGTCATCGCCGAAATGAACGACTACCAGTTCAAGGTGGTGAAACTGCTGGGGGAGTTCATCTGGCACGATCACCAGGATACCGATGAGACCTTCATCGTCCTCGAAGGCCAGTTGCGTATCGATTTTCGTGACGGCCAGGTACTGGTGAATGCGGGTGAGATGTACGTGGTGCCCAAGGGCGTGGAGCACAAACCCTTTGCCGAACAGGAAGTCAGCCTGATGCTGATCGAACCCCGGGGCGTGCTCAACACCGGTGCTGAAGGTGGCGCACGCACGGCGCAGAATGATCAATGGATCTGA
- a CDS encoding short-chain fatty acid transporter, whose translation MSLEIADSRSARFALRCSNFAERWFPDSWVFAALAVIIVALATLAMGAKPTDAAMAFGDGFWSLIPFTMQMAFVVIGGYVVASSPPAVKLIDRLARIPKNGRSAVAWVALISMVASLLNWGLSLVFGGLLVRALARRTDLHMDYRAAGAAAYLGLGAVWALGLSSSAAQLQANPGSLPPSILAITGVIPFTETIFLWQSGVLLLALIVVSLIVAYATAPGPSSARDAKACGVDPSFSMPALAPRTRPGEWLEYSPLLTILLVLLAAGWLFHEFSTKPAISAISGLNTYNFLFLMLGALLHWRPRSFLDAVARAVPTTTGVMIQFPLYGSIAALMTVVKGAEGQTLAHHISTFFVSFASHDTYAVLMGVYSAILGFFIPSGGGKWIIEAPYVMQVANDLEYHLGWAVQIYNAAEALPNLINPFYMLPLLGVLGLKARDLIGFSFVQLLVHTPLVLFLLWALGTTLAYVAPVMP comes from the coding sequence GTGTCCCTGGAAATTGCAGATAGTCGTTCCGCGCGCTTTGCCCTGCGCTGCTCGAACTTTGCCGAGCGCTGGTTTCCCGACTCCTGGGTATTTGCCGCGCTTGCCGTGATCATCGTTGCACTCGCCACCCTGGCGATGGGCGCCAAGCCCACGGATGCCGCCATGGCCTTCGGCGACGGTTTCTGGAGCCTGATCCCGTTCACCATGCAAATGGCCTTTGTGGTCATCGGTGGTTACGTGGTCGCCAGCTCGCCTCCGGCCGTCAAGTTGATCGACCGCCTGGCACGCATCCCGAAGAACGGCCGCTCGGCCGTGGCCTGGGTGGCATTGATCTCGATGGTCGCCTCGCTGCTCAACTGGGGCCTGTCGCTGGTCTTCGGCGGGCTGCTGGTGCGGGCGCTGGCCCGGCGTACCGATTTGCACATGGACTACCGCGCTGCCGGAGCCGCGGCCTACCTGGGTCTTGGCGCGGTCTGGGCCTTGGGCCTGTCGTCTTCAGCGGCCCAACTGCAAGCCAACCCGGGCAGCCTCCCACCCTCGATTCTGGCGATTACCGGGGTGATCCCGTTCACCGAAACGATTTTTCTCTGGCAATCCGGCGTCCTCCTGCTGGCGTTGATCGTGGTCTCGTTGATTGTCGCCTACGCCACCGCTCCAGGCCCAAGTTCAGCGCGCGACGCCAAAGCCTGTGGTGTCGACCCCAGCTTTAGCATGCCAGCGCTGGCGCCGCGCACCCGACCTGGCGAGTGGCTTGAGTACAGTCCGCTGCTGACTATCCTGCTGGTGCTGCTGGCGGCGGGTTGGCTGTTCCATGAGTTCTCGACCAAGCCGGCGATCAGCGCGATCTCGGGCCTGAACACCTACAACTTCCTGTTCCTGATGCTCGGCGCCCTGCTGCACTGGCGCCCGCGCAGCTTCCTCGACGCCGTGGCCCGCGCGGTGCCGACCACCACCGGGGTGATGATCCAGTTCCCGCTATACGGTTCGATTGCCGCACTGATGACGGTGGTCAAGGGCGCCGAAGGCCAGACCCTGGCCCACCATATTTCCACCTTCTTCGTCAGCTTCGCCTCACACGACACCTATGCCGTGCTGATGGGCGTTTACTCGGCCATCCTTGGCTTTTTCATCCCCTCGGGTGGCGGCAAGTGGATTATCGAGGCGCCTTACGTCATGCAGGTGGCTAACGACCTGGAGTACCACCTGGGTTGGGCAGTGCAAATCTATAACGCCGCCGAAGCCTTGCCGAACCTGATCAACCCGTTCTACATGCTGCCGTTGCTGGGGGTGCTCGGCTTGAAGGCGCGGGATTTGATCGGGTTTTCGTTCGTGCAGTTGCTGGTGCACACGCCACTGGTGCTGTTTTTGCTGTGGGCGCTGGGGACAACGCTGGCGTATGTAGCGCCGGTGATGCCGTAG
- the rimI gene encoding ribosomal protein S18-alanine N-acetyltransferase, whose translation MSDAVTFRPMTEADLDAVLKIEYAAFSHPWTRGIFLDGLGKYQIWLMFEGEQQVGHGVVQIILDEAHLLNITVKPENQGRGLGLALLEHLMSIAYKADARECFLEVRDSNRAAFSLYERYGFNEIGRRRDYYPAVGGREDAVVMVCTLVD comes from the coding sequence ATGAGTGACGCTGTAACATTCCGCCCGATGACCGAGGCGGACCTTGATGCTGTGCTGAAAATTGAATACGCAGCGTTCAGTCACCCGTGGACCCGCGGGATATTTCTCGATGGCTTGGGCAAATACCAGATCTGGTTGATGTTCGAGGGTGAACAACAGGTTGGCCATGGCGTGGTGCAGATCATTCTCGATGAAGCGCATCTGCTGAACATCACGGTCAAACCGGAAAACCAGGGCCGTGGGCTTGGGTTGGCGCTGCTCGAGCATTTGATGTCGATTGCCTACAAGGCGGACGCCCGGGAATGCTTCCTCGAGGTCCGCGACAGCAACCGCGCGGCGTTCAGCCTGTACGAGCGTTATGGCTTCAACGAAATTGGCCGGCGTCGGGACTACTACCCGGCGGTCGGTGGTCGCGAAGATGCGGTGGTGATGGTCTGCACCCTGGTGGACTAG
- a CDS encoding GNAT family N-acetyltransferase, with product MSVTFRTVQAQDIARICSFARTEEEQFFFFPAATWPLTEEQLQASVDKRSDSTVIELDGVVVGFANFYKWEQAGTCTIGNVIVDPAIRGKGIGALLIEQMIDIARTRHQASEVTLSCFNSNVAGLLLYPKLGFVPYAIEERQDKQGRRLALIHLRLAT from the coding sequence ATGAGCGTCACCTTCAGAACCGTACAGGCGCAGGATATTGCGCGCATCTGCAGTTTTGCCCGCACCGAGGAAGAGCAGTTTTTCTTCTTCCCCGCCGCTACCTGGCCGTTGACCGAGGAGCAATTGCAGGCCTCGGTCGACAAGCGATCGGATTCGACGGTCATTGAGCTCGACGGCGTGGTGGTGGGCTTCGCCAACTTCTACAAATGGGAGCAGGCGGGTACCTGCACCATCGGCAATGTGATTGTCGATCCCGCGATCAGGGGCAAGGGCATTGGCGCGCTACTGATCGAGCAGATGATCGACATCGCGCGGACTCGCCATCAGGCCAGTGAAGTGACGTTGTCGTGCTTCAACAGCAATGTGGCGGGGCTGTTGCTCTATCCGAAACTGGGCTTCGTTCCCTATGCGATTGAAGAGCGCCAGGACAAACAGGGCCGACGTCTGGCCCTGATTCATCTGCGCCTGGCGACCTGA